A part of Astatotilapia calliptera chromosome 15, fAstCal1.2, whole genome shotgun sequence genomic DNA contains:
- the LOC113006779 gene encoding uncharacterized protein LOC113006779, translating into MWQTLRQKHHLSVKRHDVMVMMAELDPSGVQKRSKKKFLRRVYDSPGPNHTWHVDGYDKLKPYGLTISGCIDGYSRKILWLVCGATNSNPEVIAQHYVQCASEFGVIPVRLRTDCGTENGTMAAMHCALRSSHQDFFAGAASHMYVSSITNQRIESWWSYFRKQRTQFWMDLLSDMKEMHLFNGSHEHMCLVRFNFMAVLQRDLDECKRKWNTHLIRPVSQSRCPSGKPDVMYYLPHRFGGRDCGLAVGHQELSQFRMSSTPDFCGDPHLQEYFEGLNSGFSSSQTFESCVENYIRLKGLAGL; encoded by the exons ATGTGGCAGACACTGCGTCAGAAACACCATCTTTCTGTGAAAAGGCATGATGTAATGGTGATGATGGCAGAACTCGACCCATCTGGAGTCCAAAAGCGCTCAAAGAAAAAGTTTTTACGAAGAGTTTACGATTCACCTGGACCAAACCACACTTGGCATGTTGATGGATATGACAAATTAAAGCCATATGGTTTGACTATCAGTGGTTGTATTGATGGCTATTCGCGGAAGATATTATGGTTGGTTTGCGGAGCAACTAACAGCAACCCAGAAGTCATAGCTCAACACTACGTTCAGTGTGCTTCAGAGTTTGGAGTCATACCAGTGCGACTTCGCACAGACTGCGGCACTGAAAATGGGACGATGGCAGCAATGCATTGTGCCTTACGGTCATCTCATCAGGATTTTTTTGCAGGAGCTGCCAGTCATATGTATGTATCTTCAATAACAAATCAAAGAATTGAAAGCTGGTGGTCGTACTTCAGAAAACAGCG AACACAGTTCTGGATGGACCTTTTGAGTGACATGAAGGAAATGCACCTCTTTAATGGTAGTCATGAACACATGTGCTTGGTGCGCTTCAATTTCATGGCTGTGCTTCAGAGGGATCTGGATGAATGCAAAAGAAAGTGGAACACGCACCTGATCCGTCCAGTTAGCCAGTCACGCTGTCCATCTGGTAAACCGGATGTGATGTATTACCTGCCTCATAG GTTTGGTGGACGCGACTGTGGCCTTGCAGTTGGACATCAAGAGCTGAGCCAGTTCAGGATGAGTTCAACTCCCGATTTCTGTGGAGACCCTCACCTACAGGAATATTTTGAAGGACTAAACAGtggcttcagttcatcacagACATTTGAATCTTGTGTGGAGAACTACATCAGACTAAAAGGACTTGCTGGGTTGTAA